The genome window GACCGAGCCCCTGGCGCTGATGGGGGCGAACATCGATACCGCCGCAGGCGGCACGCCGCCTTTATATCTGCATGGCGGCGCCCGCTTGAAGGGCATCGATTACACCCTGCCCATGGCCAGCGCTCAGGTGAAATCCTGCCTGCTGCTGGCGGGGCTGTATGCCGCGGGCGAGACCCGGGTGACCGAGCCGGCGCCCACCCGGGATCATACCGAACGCATGCTGCAGGGCTTTGGTTACCACGTGCTGCGCGACGGCGCCACCGCGTGCCTCAGCGGCGGCGGCAGGCTCAGTGCGACGGCTATCGATGTGCCGGCGGATATTTCCTCCGCGGCCTTCTTTATGGTCGGCGCGGCGATTGCGGAAAATGCTGACATTTTACTTGAGCATGTCGGCGTAAACCCAACGCGCACGGGTGTTATTGATATTCTGCGTCTCATGGGTGCGAATATCGAGGTGCTCCATGAGCACGAGGTGGGCGGCGAGCCGGTGGCCGATATCCGGGTCCGCTCCAGCGCCTTGAAGGGCGTCCGCATCCCGGAGGAATGGGTGCCTCTGGCCATCGACGAATTCCCGGCCCTGTTCGTGGCCGCGGCCTGTGCCACGGGCGAAACCGTGCTCAGCGGCGCCGCGGAGCTGCGCGTGAAGGAGAGCGACCGCATTCAGGTGATGGCCGACGGCCTGGTGAAGATGGGCATCAAGGCCGAAGCGACGCCGGACGGCATTGTCATCCAGGGCGGCCCCATGCAGGGCGCCGAGGTGGATGCCCACGGCGATCATCGCATCGCCATGAGTTTCGCCATGGCGGCGCTTAGGGCGCGCGGCGAGGTTGTCATCAACGACTGCGCCAATGTGAATACCTCCTTTCCCGGTTTTGTCGACCTGGCCGCCCGCGCCGGGCTCAAAATCAGCAATCTGGATCCCTAACTGCATGAGTGAGCAAGAACACAACGCCGACGTCATCACCATCGACGGCCCCAGCGGCTCGGGCAAGGGCACCATCAGCCGCCTGCTGGCCAACAAGCTGCACTGGCATTTTCTCGACAGCGGCGCACTGTACCGCCTGGTGGGTCTGGCGGCGCGCAACCACGCCATCGCGTTTGATGACGAAGAGGCGCTGGCCACCCTGGCGGCCCATCTGGATGTGGAATTCGGCGCCGATGAGGATGCGGACGAAACCCATATTTTCCTGGAGGGAGAAGAGGTTAGCAGCGTTATTCGAAGTGAAGAGGCAGGTAATGACGCCTCGCGCGTGGCGGCGGTGCAGGCAGTGCGCGACGCCCTGTATCAGCGCCAGCGCGCCTTTTTGCGCCCGCCCGGCCTGATCGCCGACGGGCGTGATATGGGCACGGTAATCTTCCCGGATGCGCGACTCAAGATCTTTCTCACCGCGAGCCTGGAAGAACGCGCCCGCAGGCGCTATAAACAGTTGAAGGAAAAGGGCCTTAATGCTAATCTATCGGCCCTTTTGGATGAGCTGGCGCAGCGTGACGCACGCGACAAAAACCGCTCTGCCGCGCCCCTGGTCCCCGCCGCCGACGCGGTGAGCATCGATACCTCGGATTTGAGTATTGATGCGGTGGTGGCCGAGGTCTACGGCCGCTGGCAGCGCATCCAACAGGCGTAAGGCAGGACGTGCGGGCGCATGTCCGGCTGTGTGTATGGTACGGGTGGCCTGATGTCAGGCCGTTTTTTTATTCACTCCGCTGCGGCGGAACAACAACTGCCCCGCGATCCCATTGGGGGATGAAGGGTTAAAGGTACAAACGAATGAGCGAAAGCTTTGCACAACTGTTAGAGGAAAGCCTGGTCGACGAGCGCATGCGTCCCGGCACAATTTTGACGGCGATGGTGGTCAGTGTCGACCCCAATATGGTGGTGGTCAACGCCGGTCTGAAATCGGACAGTGCCATCCCCGCCGAACAGTTTTATAACGACGCCGGTGAGATCGACGTCAAGCCCGGCGACGAGATCGAGGTGGCGCTGGAGGCCGTGGAAGACGGCTACGGCGAGACCCGCCTGTCGCGCGAAAAGGCTGTCCGCGCCCACGCCTGGACGGTGCTGGAAAAGGCCATGGACGCCGACGAGGCCGTCATCGGTGTCATGACCGGCAAGGTCAAAGGCGGCTATACAGTTGAGCTGAACGGCATTCGCGCCTTCCTGCCCGGGTCGCTGGTGGATGTGCGCCCGGTGCGCGATGCGGCGCACCTGGAAGGCAAGGATCTGGAATTCAAGGTGGTCAAGCTGGACCGCCGGCGCAACAACGTGGTGGTTTCACGCCGCGCCGTGGTGGAGAAGGAAACCAGCGCCGAACGCGAGCAGTTGCTGGAAAACCTGCAGGAAGGCCAAGTGGTCAAGGGCATTGTCAAGAACCTGACCGACTACGGCGCCTTCATCGACCTGGGCGGTATCGACGGCCTGCTGCACATCACCGACATGGCCTGGCGCCGGGTGCGTCAGCCGTCTGAGATCGTCAACGTGGGCGACGAGATCGAAGTCAAGGTGCTCAAGTTCGACAAAGAACGTCATCGCGTCTCCCTCGGTTTGAAGCAGATGGGCGAGGACCCCTGGGAAGATATCGCGCGCCGTTATCCGGTCGGTTCGCGCCTGTTCGGCAAGGTCACCAACATCGCCGACTACGGCTGCTTCGTCGAGATCGAGAGCGGTGTCGAAGGTCTGGTGCACGTCTCCGAAATGGACTGGACCAACAAGAACATCCATCCCTCCAAGGTGGTGCATGTGGGCCAGGAAGTGGAAGTCATGGTGCTGGATATCGACGAAGAACGTCGTCGTATCTCGCTGGGCATGAAGCAGTGTCAGGAAAATCCCTGGGACGCTTTCGCCGCCACCCACAACAAGGGCGATAAGATCAGCGGCACTATCAAGTCCATCACCGACTTTGGCGTATTCGTCGGTCTGGAAGGCGGTATCGACGGTCTGCTGCACTTGTCCGATCTGTCCTGGAACGATGCCGGCGAA of Candidatus Tenderia electrophaga contains these proteins:
- a CDS encoding 3-phosphoshikimate 1-carboxyvinyltransferase (catalyzes the formation of 5-O-(1-carboxyvinyl)-3-phosphoshikimate from phosphoenolpyruvate and 3-phosphoshikimate in tryptophan biosynthesis), which encodes MSSNNIRFVVYPGGSLNGDLRVPGDKSISHRAIMLGSLAEGTTQVSGFLEGEDSLATLKAFRALGVEIDGPEAGRVLIHGVGMHGLKAPQGPLDLGNSGTSIRLMAGLLAGQDFDVEMVGDASLSKRPMRRVTEPLALMGANIDTAAGGTPPLYLHGGARLKGIDYTLPMASAQVKSCLLLAGLYAAGETRVTEPAPTRDHTERMLQGFGYHVLRDGATACLSGGGRLSATAIDVPADISSAAFFMVGAAIAENADILLEHVGVNPTRTGVIDILRLMGANIEVLHEHEVGGEPVADIRVRSSALKGVRIPEEWVPLAIDEFPALFVAAACATGETVLSGAAELRVKESDRIQVMADGLVKMGIKAEATPDGIVIQGGPMQGAEVDAHGDHRIAMSFAMAALRARGEVVINDCANVNTSFPGFVDLAARAGLKISNLDP
- a CDS encoding cytidylate kinase, whose amino-acid sequence is MSEQEHNADVITIDGPSGSGKGTISRLLANKLHWHFLDSGALYRLVGLAARNHAIAFDDEEALATLAAHLDVEFGADEDADETHIFLEGEEVSSVIRSEEAGNDASRVAAVQAVRDALYQRQRAFLRPPGLIADGRDMGTVIFPDARLKIFLTASLEERARRRYKQLKEKGLNANLSALLDELAQRDARDKNRSAAPLVPAADAVSIDTSDLSIDAVVAEVYGRWQRIQQA
- the rpsA gene encoding 30S ribosomal protein S1 (in Escherichia coli this protein is involved in binding to the leader sequence of mRNAs and is itself bound to the 30S subunit; autoregulates expression via a C-terminal domain; in most gram negative organisms this protein is composed of 6 repeats of the S1 domain while in gram positive there are 4 repeats; the S1 nucleic acid-binding domain is found associated with other proteins), yielding MSESFAQLLEESLVDERMRPGTILTAMVVSVDPNMVVVNAGLKSDSAIPAEQFYNDAGEIDVKPGDEIEVALEAVEDGYGETRLSREKAVRAHAWTVLEKAMDADEAVIGVMTGKVKGGYTVELNGIRAFLPGSLVDVRPVRDAAHLEGKDLEFKVVKLDRRRNNVVVSRRAVVEKETSAEREQLLENLQEGQVVKGIVKNLTDYGAFIDLGGIDGLLHITDMAWRRVRQPSEIVNVGDEIEVKVLKFDKERHRVSLGLKQMGEDPWEDIARRYPVGSRLFGKVTNIADYGCFVEIESGVEGLVHVSEMDWTNKNIHPSKVVHVGQEVEVMVLDIDEERRRISLGMKQCQENPWDAFAATHNKGDKISGTIKSITDFGVFVGLEGGIDGLLHLSDLSWNDAGEEAVREYTKGEEIEAVILAIDPERERISLGVKQLDQDPFSLFVAANPKGSIVKGKVTEVDAKMAVVNLAESVDGVLRASELSQEHVADARNVLNVGDEVEAKFTGVDRKNRTIMLSIKAKDSDEEAEAIKEYSGASEGGATTLGDLLKEQIETQN